The Paenibacillus sp. FSL W8-0426 region GGACCGGAACTGACCCGGTTTTTCTCGCTGCTGATGCTGGTTAACGGGGTGGCTCCAATCGCGGCGCCTGTTATCGGCGGGCAATTGCTCGCATTTACGTCATGGAGAGGCGTATTCATATTGCTGTCGCTGATCGGAGTCCTCACGCTGCTTGCCGTCATTTTCGGTTTGGGCGAAACGCTGCCGGCCGAACGCAGGTCGAGCGGCGGCCTGAAACAAACGCTGTCGACCTTCGGCAATATTACGCGTGACCGTCTGTTCATGGGTTATGCCTTGACGCAAGGTTTTGTGGGTGCAGGCATGTTTGCGTACATATCGGGTTCGCCGTTTGTCCTGCAAAAGGTGTACGGCATTTCTCCGCAGATGTTCAGCCTTTGCTTCGCCATTAATGGGCTGGGCATCATCATCGCCAGCCAGGTGGCCGGCCGTTTGGCTGGAAAGGTGAGCGAAACGCGTTTGCTCGTCGCCGGATTGGCCATGGCCGTGGTCGGAGGGATTTCCCTGCTTGTGGCGATATTGCTGGGTGGACCGCTGTTCAGCGTGCTGATCCCGCTGTTTTTGGTCGTATCCAGCGTCGGGCTTGTCAACACCGCTTCCTTTGCGTTAGCCATGGCCAATCAGGGGAAATCCGCAGGCAGCGCTTCAGCGCTGATCGGCGTCATGACGTTTTTGTTCGGCGGGCTTGTGGCCCCACTCGTCGGTTTGGGCGGGGAAGGAACGGCGGTGCCGATGGCGATCGTCATTGCCTGTGCGGATCTGGGCGCATTGCTGATCTATGCATGGATGGTCGGTGCTCGCAGCAAGGTAGCGTCCATCCGCTAAACGAAAAGCGTTCCAACTGGCAGCCTGGTCTGCCT contains the following coding sequences:
- a CDS encoding multidrug effflux MFS transporter, translated to MKKTLVSLTPQPASRVRMALILGTLSAFGPLSLDMYLPALPVLAEDFQSSPSYAQLSLTACMVGLAAGQLLAGPMSDVRGRRTPLIFGLILYTLASVLCLVSPTMGSFIVLRFIQGAAGAAGIVISRAVARDAYEGPELTRFFSLLMLVNGVAPIAAPVIGGQLLAFTSWRGVFILLSLIGVLTLLAVIFGLGETLPAERRSSGGLKQTLSTFGNITRDRLFMGYALTQGFVGAGMFAYISGSPFVLQKVYGISPQMFSLCFAINGLGIIIASQVAGRLAGKVSETRLLVAGLAMAVVGGISLLVAILLGGPLFSVLIPLFLVVSSVGLVNTASFALAMANQGKSAGSASALIGVMTFLFGGLVAPLVGLGGEGTAVPMAIVIACADLGALLIYAWMVGARSKVASIR